The Flavobacterium psychrotrophum region TATTGCCTACAGCGCAGGCCAGTGCCACTATTGTCAACAAGAAAGTATAAACAATTTATGCTATAATGAAAAAGCCCGCCTGAAAATTTCAGGCGGGCTTTGCTTTTTATTTTTGGTCAATTACCAAATCTTAACCCTCTTATCCGGGGCTACATATATTTTATCGCCCGGTTTAATGCTAAAGGCATCATAAAAGGCATCAACATTTTGCAATGGTACAAAAGCCCTGTACATGCCCGGGCTGTGCGGATCTGTCTTAACCTGGTTTTTAATGGCTTCGTCCCTCATTTTTGTACGCCATATTGTGGCCCATGAAATAAAGAAGCGCTGCTCTGGTGTATAGCCATCTATAAGGCCCGGGTTACCGTGCTCTTTAAGATACAGCTGAAGTCCGTCATAAGCGGCATTAACACCACCAAGGTCGCCAATGTTTTCGCCCAGTGTAAATTTACCGTCTACATAAATGCCCGGTAGTGGCTGTAGTGCGCTGTATTCAGAAGCTAGTGCGCCACCAAGGCCGGTAAATTGCTTAAGGTCTTCTTCGCTCCACCAGTCTACAAGGTTACCGTTAGCATCATAACGTGCACCGCTATCATCAAAACCGTGAGAAATTTCGTGGCCTATAACAGCACCTATACCACCATAGTTAACGGCCTCATCAGCACGGTAATCATAGAATGGTGGCTGCAGGATAGCCGCAGGAAACACAATTTCGTTATACGACGGGTTAAAGTAAGCATTTACAATTTGCGGCGCCATGCCCCACTCGGTCTTATCTACCGGTTTGTTCAGCTTTTCAATATCCTGCTGGTGGTCCCATTTAGAAAGCGCAGTCATATTGTTAAAGTAGCTTCCGCCTTTCTCAGGAGCCGTAATTGTTAGCGCAGAGTAGTCTTTCCATTTATCAGGATAGCCTATTTTTACAGTAAGCTTGTTTAGTTTGTTTACCGCAGCCTGTTTTGTAGATGTAGCCATCCACGGCAGGCGGTTAATGCGGTTTTCAAAAGCACGCATTACATTTTTAATCATTGCCTCTGCCTTAGCTTTAGCTTCCGGCGGGAATTTCTTGGCAACATACAGTTTACCAAGCGCTTCGCCCACAGTACCATTTATGGTTTGAAGGGCATTTTTATCACGCTTTTCTTCTTTAAGGGCACCCCTTAATGTTTTACCATAAAACTCCCAGTTAGCCGTTTCGATACCGGTAGAAAGCTTACCGGCAGATTTGCGCAGTAGCGACCATTTAAGGTAATCTTTCCACTCAGCAACGTTCTTTTGTTTAAGGATTGCCTCTACAGCCTCCATATATTTTGGCTGGCTTACCACAATCGTGGCAGGCGCACCTACACCTATACCTTTCAGGTAAGCTGCCCAGTTGATAGATGGCGCAAGCTTTTGCAGCTCAGCAACCGTCATTGGGTTATAGGTAACACGGTCATCGCGCAGGGCTACTCTGTCCAGTTGTGGCTGTGCAAGCGATGTTTCGAACGCAAGTACATTTTTTGCCGCTACCGCAGCAGTCTTATCATCATAACCAATATACTTAAGCATTTTGGCTACGTGCTTTTCATATAAGGCACGTTTTTCTTTAGAGTCGGCATCTTCAGAGACATAGTAATCCCTGTCCGGAAGCCCAAGCCTGCCTGTACCCAGGTAAATTACATTCTTGTTACTGTCTTTAGCATCGGCACCTATGTAGATACCGAAGAACCCAAGGCCGCCTTCGTTCTCCATTTCGGTAAGCAAAGCCTGAAGGCTCTTTACATCCTTAACGGCGTCAATTTTTTTAAGGTACAGCTGTAACGGTGCAACACCTGCCTTATTGCGCGATACGGTATCCATGATGGCACGGTACAGGTTAGCAGCCTTGCCCTGGTCGCTGCTTGCAGCTAGGGTTTTATTGGCAGCAGCCTCTTTTAGTATGGCAAGTGCATCATTATTAGTGTTTTCGCGAAGCTCATCAAAACTACCCCAGCGCGTTTTATCGGCAGGAATCTCGGTAGCATCTACCCATTTGCCATTAACGTACCTGAAGAAGTCATCGCCCGGCTTAACTGACTTGTCCATATATTGCAGGCTGATACCCGGCTTTTGCTGGGCCACCGCAGATTGTGCATTGCAAAGGGCTCCGGCTGCAAGCGCTACCGTTGCGAATTTTGCAGTAAATCGTAGTTTCATTTGTTTTTAATTTAAAACTTTGAATACAAATATATACTTTTTTGGTTTATGGTAATTCGGTTATACGGTAATTTGGTTTTTGGTTATACGGCTGCAATCAAATTACCATATAACCGAATTATCAAATCGACTTTCTTCCCTACCTTTGCAAAAATTATTTTACAATGCTTGCCTTCTTAAAAAAATACAGGGTATTTATCAGCGTATTCATCATCCTGTCAGCCATTATACTTACACTGTTCAACATAGCGCTTTCGCCAAGAAAAACACTTAAGATATACAGTCCTGCCGATGTAAACCCAGAACTGGCAGACAGTACCGTGCAGGCCATTGCGCACCACCATAAAATAGCGCCGTTTAGCTTTACCAACCAAAACGGCAAAACCGTTACCCAAAACGATTATAAGGGAAAGATATATGTAGCCGACTTCTTTTTTACCACCTGTAAAACCATTTGCCCCATAATGACAAATAATATGGGCTGGCTACAGGACCACATAAAAACAATGCCCGATGTTGCATTGCTTTCACACTCGGTTACCCCTGACATTGACAGCGTACCCGTACTACGCGCCTATGCCGACCTTAAAGGTGCCATTGACGGCAAGTGGAATATGGTAACAGGCGATAAAAAAGACATTTATTACCTGGCCCGTAAAAGCTACCTGGCAGTAAAAACCGGCAGCAACACCGAGATGTATGATATGGTACATACAGAGAATTTTATACTGGTAGACAAAAAAGGCCGCATACGCGGATTTTATGACGGTACCAACCTGGACAAGCCTACAGACGACGGTACTAAAAATGTAACACAATTGCTCGAAGACATTAAATGGCTGAGGGAAAATGAGTAATAAGTGAGGGTTTCTTAAATAGAGTTTTTGCCACACAGCTTTGTGATCTTCCGCCGAAGGCGGTTTACATGGTGAACCTTGTGAAAATCATGGTGCCCTTAGTGGTAAAAACATTTTGAAATAAGCGCCATGCTCAAAATTAATATGGTAGTAAGAGGTTCAGTTCTTTTTTGAATTTTGGATAATTACTAAATTTTTATGTTTACTTTTGTAATCTAAACTTATTCTAAATAAGAATTGAAAACAAATCTTTCATTACTCAAAAAAGGCCAAAAAGCCGTCATAACCGAATTTAATGTGGATGCCATTCCGCTAAAATTACTGGAGATGGGCTGTCTGCCGGGTAATGAAGTGCAACTGTTACAGATAGCCCCACTGGGCGACCCCATTTACATTAACGTAAACGACAGCCACGTGAGCATCCGTAAGGAAACCGCTGCCGAAATAGGGGTTATAATAATAACCGAATGACTTTTTAATGGCCGGCCAAACGATAAAGATAGCCCTTATAGGCAACCCCAACGTAGGTAAAACCTCTGTTTTTAACCAGCTTACAGGCCTTAACCAGCAGGTGGGCAACTACCCTGGTATTACTGTAGAACGCAAGGCCGGCACCTGCAAACTGCCCGATGGCAGCAAAGGGCTTGTACTCGACCTGCCCGGCACCTATAGCCTTAATGCCAGCTCTATGGATGAGAACGTGGTTATAGAGCTGCTGATGAACAAAAATGATAAGGATTATCCTGATGTGGCCGTAGTGGTCACCGAAGTAGAAAACCTTAAGCGTAACCTGCTACTATTTACCCAGATAAAAGACCTTGAAATACCTACCATACTGGTTATTAACATGGCCGACAGGATGGAGAAAAAAGGCATAGCGCTGGATATCCCCTATCTGGAACAACACCTCAACACCCGAATTGCTTTAGTAAGCAGCCGTAAGAACCAGGGTATTGACCATTTAAAAGACCTTATTGTAAGCTATAACGGATTAAGCACCCAACCGTGCCTTAACGCCAGCAGCATAGACCCGGACTATTTTAACAGCCTCAGAAAGATATTCCCAAGCCAGCTATTGTATAAACTCTGGCTGGTAATAACACAGGATACCAACTTTGGTATTATTGATATTAAAGAGCTTCAGGGCACATCAT contains the following coding sequences:
- a CDS encoding FeoA family protein, with product MKTNLSLLKKGQKAVITEFNVDAIPLKLLEMGCLPGNEVQLLQIAPLGDPIYINVNDSHVSIRKETAAEIGVIIITE
- a CDS encoding M13 family metallopeptidase, with amino-acid sequence MKLRFTAKFATVALAAGALCNAQSAVAQQKPGISLQYMDKSVKPGDDFFRYVNGKWVDATEIPADKTRWGSFDELRENTNNDALAILKEAAANKTLAASSDQGKAANLYRAIMDTVSRNKAGVAPLQLYLKKIDAVKDVKSLQALLTEMENEGGLGFFGIYIGADAKDSNKNVIYLGTGRLGLPDRDYYVSEDADSKEKRALYEKHVAKMLKYIGYDDKTAAVAAKNVLAFETSLAQPQLDRVALRDDRVTYNPMTVAELQKLAPSINWAAYLKGIGVGAPATIVVSQPKYMEAVEAILKQKNVAEWKDYLKWSLLRKSAGKLSTGIETANWEFYGKTLRGALKEEKRDKNALQTINGTVGEALGKLYVAKKFPPEAKAKAEAMIKNVMRAFENRINRLPWMATSTKQAAVNKLNKLTVKIGYPDKWKDYSALTITAPEKGGSYFNNMTALSKWDHQQDIEKLNKPVDKTEWGMAPQIVNAYFNPSYNEIVFPAAILQPPFYDYRADEAVNYGGIGAVIGHEISHGFDDSGARYDANGNLVDWWSEEDLKQFTGLGGALASEYSALQPLPGIYVDGKFTLGENIGDLGGVNAAYDGLQLYLKEHGNPGLIDGYTPEQRFFISWATIWRTKMRDEAIKNQVKTDPHSPGMYRAFVPLQNVDAFYDAFSIKPGDKIYVAPDKRVKIW
- a CDS encoding SCO family protein: MLAFLKKYRVFISVFIILSAIILTLFNIALSPRKTLKIYSPADVNPELADSTVQAIAHHHKIAPFSFTNQNGKTVTQNDYKGKIYVADFFFTTCKTICPIMTNNMGWLQDHIKTMPDVALLSHSVTPDIDSVPVLRAYADLKGAIDGKWNMVTGDKKDIYYLARKSYLAVKTGSNTEMYDMVHTENFILVDKKGRIRGFYDGTNLDKPTDDGTKNVTQLLEDIKWLRENE